A single genomic interval of Rosistilla ulvae harbors:
- a CDS encoding ZIP family metal transporter — translation MNELVQVLLLTTMAGAAIPIGGAIAMVERISPQWLEEEFRHSVIAFGGGVLISAVALVLVPDGVKALSLGWIVAAFVAGAIVFWGLETLLARSQSSVAQLVAMLSDFIPEAIALGAAFAHGESTGALLAVLIALQNLPEGFNAFRELSVSGNVRGGKLVLMLAACVPLGPLAGWIGYHHLAEYPSVVGFIMLFAASGILYLTFQDLAPQSRSESQRAPAIGAVFGFLLGVVGQVLLDG, via the coding sequence ATGAACGAACTGGTTCAGGTGTTATTGTTGACGACGATGGCGGGAGCGGCGATTCCGATCGGCGGTGCGATCGCGATGGTCGAGCGGATTTCGCCGCAGTGGCTCGAAGAGGAGTTCCGGCACAGTGTGATCGCCTTTGGCGGCGGTGTGTTGATCTCCGCCGTTGCGTTGGTGCTGGTCCCCGATGGTGTGAAGGCGTTGTCGCTGGGATGGATCGTGGCGGCGTTTGTTGCCGGGGCGATCGTGTTTTGGGGGCTGGAGACCTTGTTGGCGCGATCGCAAAGTTCGGTCGCTCAATTGGTGGCGATGCTGTCCGACTTTATTCCCGAGGCAATCGCGCTGGGAGCGGCGTTCGCGCATGGCGAAAGCACCGGAGCGCTGCTGGCGGTATTGATCGCACTGCAAAACCTGCCCGAGGGGTTTAATGCGTTCCGCGAGCTGAGTGTGAGCGGTAACGTCCGCGGCGGCAAGTTGGTGTTGATGCTCGCCGCCTGTGTTCCGTTGGGGCCGCTGGCCGGTTGGATCGGGTACCATCATCTGGCCGAGTACCCCAGCGTCGTCGGCTTTATCATGCTCTTCGCCGCCAGCGGAATCCTGTACCTGACGTTTCAAGATCTGGCACCGCAGTCCCGCAGCGAGAGCCAGCGTGCGCCGGCGATCGGTGCGGTGTTTGGTTTCCTGTTGGGAGTCGTGGGGCAGGTTTTGCTCGACGGCTGA
- a CDS encoding pirin family protein has translation MIKVRKADDRGHADHGWLNTHHTFSFASYRDPAQMGFRALRVINEDHIAAGRGFGTHPHRDMEIVTYVLQGALEHKDSLGNGEVLRPGEFQRITAGTGITHSEFNPSADEPTHLYQIWLHPSRSGIVPSYEQKRFDDSELTNTLRMVASPDGADGSLSIHQDARIFLSKLDANHSAQTPLAEGRHGWLQVLRGSIALNGQAMATSDGAAISDESTLEITATTDAEIMLIDLA, from the coding sequence ATGATCAAGGTTCGCAAAGCCGATGACCGTGGGCATGCCGATCACGGTTGGCTCAACACACACCACACGTTTTCCTTCGCATCGTACCGCGATCCGGCACAGATGGGGTTTCGTGCCTTGCGGGTGATCAACGAGGACCATATCGCTGCCGGCCGTGGGTTTGGCACGCACCCGCACCGCGACATGGAGATCGTTACTTATGTGCTGCAGGGGGCGTTGGAACACAAGGACTCACTCGGCAATGGCGAGGTCTTACGTCCGGGCGAATTCCAGCGGATCACCGCGGGGACGGGAATCACGCACAGTGAATTCAACCCTTCGGCCGATGAACCGACCCATCTTTATCAGATCTGGCTGCACCCGAGCCGATCGGGGATTGTTCCGAGTTATGAGCAGAAGCGTTTCGACGATAGCGAACTTACCAACACGCTGCGGATGGTGGCCTCACCCGATGGAGCGGACGGTTCGCTCTCGATCCATCAGGACGCTCGGATTTTCCTGTCGAAGCTGGACGCGAACCACTCCGCCCAGACACCGCTCGCCGAAGGAAGACACGGCTGGTTACAAGTCCTCCGCGGCTCGATCGCGCTCAACGGCCAGGCGATGGCCACCAGCGACGGCGCGGCGATCAGCGACGAATCGACGTTAGAGATCACCGCCACGACCGACGCCGAAATCATGCTCATCGACCTGGCGTAA
- a CDS encoding ABC transporter ATP-binding protein: MLSMENVTKTYEMHGQSVVALDDATLEIPEGDFVSLIGPSGSGKSSLLVMLGGMLSPTSGRVLLNGQSMYDLNADGRARMRKANIGFVFQTFNLIPYLSAMENVQIPLYLSGTAESDHDDRAAELLERVGLGDRLHHKPTELSVGQQQRVALARMLANDPAVILADEPTGNLDPETSEQVIGYFEEFNREGRTIVMVTHNPAAAERAKRVLKLRNGKIVDDRASLQTVGAA; encoded by the coding sequence ATGTTGTCGATGGAAAATGTAACGAAGACTTACGAGATGCACGGCCAGAGCGTGGTCGCCTTGGACGATGCGACGCTGGAGATTCCCGAGGGAGATTTTGTCTCGTTGATCGGGCCCAGCGGCAGTGGCAAAAGCTCGCTGTTGGTGATGCTCGGCGGGATGCTCTCGCCGACCTCCGGCCGCGTGTTGTTGAACGGCCAATCGATGTACGACCTCAATGCCGACGGCCGCGCTCGGATGCGAAAGGCGAACATCGGGTTTGTGTTTCAGACGTTTAACTTGATTCCGTATCTATCGGCCATGGAGAATGTCCAAATTCCGCTCTACCTTTCGGGAACCGCTGAATCCGACCACGACGATCGGGCGGCGGAGCTGTTGGAGCGGGTTGGTTTGGGGGACCGCTTGCATCACAAACCGACCGAACTGAGCGTGGGGCAACAGCAGCGCGTCGCCTTGGCGCGGATGTTGGCAAACGACCCGGCGGTGATCCTAGCGGACGAGCCGACGGGGAACTTGGATCCCGAGACGAGCGAGCAGGTGATCGGCTACTTCGAAGAGTTCAATCGCGAAGGGCGGACGATCGTGATGGTGACGCACAACCCCGCGGCGGCTGAGCGAGCGAAGCGTGTCTTGAAGCTTCGCAACGGCAAGATCGTCGACGACCGCGCGTCGCTGCAAACCGTTGGTGCCGCGTAG
- the arsB gene encoding ACR3 family arsenite efflux transporter has translation MDETSSCPGNDAPNSGGGIGFFERYLTVWVGLCIVAGIVLGKVAPGLAKSLDAMAIYSGDAPVVSIPIAICLFFMMFPIMVKIDFGEVVRAGKAIRPVGLTLLINWAIKPFTMYAIASFFLGTVFLGLIGPDAVDYVKAPLGADVEVGATYGAGEVVLVDGVKMLQVPLWRSYLAGCILLGIAPCTAMVLVWGYLAKGNDGHTLIMVAINSLTMLVLYGLLGGFLLGVGQLPVPWKALLLSIAIYVALPLVSGYFTRKWLFATKGEAWFRDRFLRYLTPVTTTALLATLVLLFSFKGETIVANPLTILWIAIPLTLQTVLIFALGYGISKGLGFNYETAAPTAMIGASNHFEVAIATATMLYGLSSGAALATVVGVLIEVPLMLALVKFCLKTKGWFAGGTGNEMNEAIVMQPQTSLEGEL, from the coding sequence ATGGACGAAACATCGAGTTGCCCCGGAAACGACGCGCCGAATTCCGGTGGCGGGATCGGGTTCTTTGAACGCTACCTCACGGTCTGGGTTGGACTGTGCATCGTCGCGGGGATCGTGTTGGGAAAGGTTGCCCCGGGGTTGGCGAAGTCGCTCGACGCGATGGCGATCTATTCCGGAGATGCCCCGGTCGTCTCGATACCGATCGCAATCTGCCTGTTCTTCATGATGTTCCCGATCATGGTCAAGATCGACTTTGGCGAAGTCGTTCGCGCCGGCAAGGCGATCCGGCCCGTCGGATTGACACTGTTGATCAACTGGGCAATCAAACCGTTCACGATGTACGCGATCGCTAGCTTTTTCTTGGGGACCGTTTTCCTGGGGCTGATCGGGCCCGATGCGGTCGATTATGTCAAAGCTCCGTTGGGCGCGGACGTCGAAGTCGGTGCGACCTATGGTGCGGGAGAAGTTGTCCTCGTCGATGGGGTGAAGATGCTGCAGGTGCCGCTGTGGCGCAGCTATCTCGCCGGATGCATCCTGTTGGGGATCGCACCCTGCACGGCGATGGTCTTGGTGTGGGGATATCTGGCCAAAGGTAACGACGGCCACACGTTGATTATGGTGGCGATCAATTCGTTGACGATGCTGGTGCTGTACGGACTGCTGGGCGGTTTCCTGTTGGGAGTTGGCCAGTTGCCGGTCCCGTGGAAGGCGTTGTTGTTGTCGATCGCGATCTACGTCGCCCTGCCGTTGGTGTCCGGATACTTTACGCGGAAGTGGTTATTCGCGACGAAGGGAGAAGCGTGGTTCCGAGATCGGTTCTTGCGATACCTGACTCCCGTCACGACCACGGCGCTGTTGGCGACGCTGGTTCTGTTGTTCTCCTTCAAAGGGGAGACGATCGTCGCGAACCCGCTGACAATCCTTTGGATCGCGATTCCGCTGACCCTACAAACGGTCCTGATCTTCGCACTCGGATACGGGATCTCGAAGGGATTGGGATTCAACTACGAAACCGCGGCACCGACCGCAATGATCGGCGCCTCGAACCACTTCGAAGTCGCGATTGCAACGGCGACGATGCTGTACGGATTGTCATCCGGTGCGGCATTGGCAACTGTTGTCGGCGTGTTGATCGAAGTGCCGTTGATGTTGGCGTTAGTGAAATTCTGCCTGAAGACCAAGGGCTGGTTTGCTGGCGGAACGGGAAACGAAATGAATGAAGCAATCGTAATGCAACCACAGACAAGCTTGGAGGGTGAGCTATGA
- a CDS encoding ArsR/SmtB family transcription factor, with the protein MSTTTDQQLLTDMSTVPLAAIGDQINTVFRAFADSTRLRILHLLVDDEICVGNLVEILQLPQPTVSRHLAYLRKANLVDVRKDGLWSHYSLAPAQSCFQQKLYDCLGDCFNDVPELQQDTLRAKQLKEEGGCCE; encoded by the coding sequence ATGAGTACCACGACCGACCAACAGCTTCTGACCGACATGTCGACAGTTCCGCTGGCGGCGATCGGCGACCAGATCAACACGGTCTTTCGGGCGTTTGCCGACAGCACGCGGCTGCGAATTTTGCATCTGTTGGTCGACGACGAGATCTGCGTGGGGAACCTCGTCGAGATCCTGCAATTGCCTCAACCAACCGTCTCGCGACACCTGGCCTATCTGCGAAAAGCGAACCTGGTCGACGTCCGCAAAGATGGACTGTGGTCCCATTATTCGCTTGCTCCTGCCCAATCTTGTTTCCAGCAAAAGCTGTACGACTGCCTCGGGGACTGTTTCAACGACGTCCCGGAACTGCAGCAAGACACGCTCCGCGCAAAACAGCTAAAAGAAGAAGGCGGCTGCTGCGAATAG
- a CDS encoding metallophosphoesterase family protein, with protein MLHTDLGARKLTKTSIDTDGGRTIAIGDIHGHADALRRLIAEIRPRRGDTIVPLGDYVNRGPDARGVIEALIELDSSCHLVPVLGNHDEMMLDARFDRYALDRFRHAGGQQTLDSYRPQPSIISAKLSLVPDSHWEFLSRCLAFYETQTCVFTHACYDPYLAMKDQPSSLLRWTSIDGAVPPPHVSGKLVVVGHTPNRIVRNYRHLICIDTGCGFGGRLTALEPATGTTWSVEQSGTAQDGDLQ; from the coding sequence TTGCTCCACACCGACCTAGGAGCAAGAAAACTGACGAAGACAAGCATTGACACAGACGGTGGTCGCACGATTGCGATTGGCGACATCCATGGGCACGCCGACGCGCTGCGGCGGTTGATCGCCGAAATACGGCCCAGACGTGGCGACACGATCGTGCCGTTGGGCGATTACGTCAACCGCGGTCCCGATGCGCGCGGCGTGATCGAAGCGTTGATCGAACTCGACAGTTCTTGCCATCTGGTCCCCGTCCTTGGGAATCATGATGAAATGATGCTCGACGCGCGATTCGATCGTTACGCGTTGGATCGGTTTCGCCATGCGGGCGGGCAACAAACGCTCGATTCCTATCGCCCCCAACCGTCGATCATCTCGGCGAAGCTCTCCCTCGTCCCGGACAGCCATTGGGAATTCTTGAGCCGCTGCTTGGCGTTCTACGAGACGCAAACCTGTGTCTTCACCCATGCTTGTTATGACCCGTATTTAGCGATGAAAGACCAGCCGTCGAGCCTGTTGCGTTGGACCTCGATCGATGGCGCAGTGCCGCCGCCGCACGTCAGCGGCAAGTTGGTCGTCGTGGGGCACACGCCAAATCGGATCGTCAGAAACTATCGTCATCTCATCTGTATCGATACCGGATGTGGATTCGGCGGTCGGCTAACCGCGCTGGAGCCCGCCACCGGAACGACCTGGTCGGTGGAGCAAAGTGGAACCGCCCAAGATGGAGACCTTCAATGA
- a CDS encoding sulfatase-like hydrolase/transferase, with the protein MALQSMTPAAAEDDAAAKPNIVVILVDDMGYGDPGCFNPESKITTPHIDSLARDGMRFTDAHAPGPLCHMSRYGLMTGRYPFRTDVSRWPTQPLIAPGQMTIASLAKSQGYQTAMVGKWHLGFKENGYDQPLPGGPVDCGFDSFFGIRASTDIPPYFYIRGNEAVQPPSDRIEANSSEGWSPIQGEFWRAGGIAPNLQLKDVLPRFTEEATSIIKRHAENKKDAQPLMLYLAYPAPHTPWLPSEAFAGKSGAGMYGDFLMMVDDQIGRVLDALRAAEMEDDTLVVFTSDNGPVWYDADTERFDHDSTGGLKGMKGDAWEAGHRMPFIARWPNRVAAGSTSEQLVCFTDLLATMADLFEVPLPDDAAPDSYSFLPALTGKAAGETELRDEFVMQPGARSMMTIRQGNWKLITALGSGGFSKPSRISSGAGDPAGQLYDLGKDLGESNNLYAAKPEIVTRLTAQLKQIVESGRSRPLAASKDVARVDPGSLDGKVMCGYQGWFSCDGDGNEMGWTHWARNPRKPFAPGNVTVDLWPDLSEFSPEEKYATGFRHADGRVAEVYSSTNRQTVLRHFQWMQEYGIDGVFAQRFANGLKNETLKRQKDAVLENVRAGADRYGRTFAVMYDLSGLRAGEVANVWDDWRSLREEQKITTSPGYQHHEGKPVVAVWGVGFNDDRKYSLAECHELVRRLKADGCTVMLGVPSWWREGTRDAVDDPALLEVLNLADVLSPWTIGRYRTPKEASRHAAQVWQPDQKWCADREIDFLPVVYPGFSWHNLKGAPLDAIPRLKGEFLWSQIAAAKRIGSRMIYVAMFDEVDEGTAIFKCTNDPPVGEGVEFLTYDGLPSDHYLKLVGHAAKVLRGEAPATDTLPTLPSRSVSRTPDLYYDDTRDPAR; encoded by the coding sequence GCGATCCAGGCTGCTTCAATCCGGAGTCGAAGATTACGACACCTCATATCGATTCGCTAGCCCGCGACGGGATGCGGTTCACGGACGCCCATGCGCCGGGACCGTTGTGCCACATGTCCCGCTATGGCCTGATGACCGGGCGTTATCCGTTTCGCACCGACGTCAGCCGCTGGCCGACACAACCGTTGATCGCACCAGGCCAGATGACGATCGCTTCGCTGGCTAAATCCCAGGGCTACCAAACAGCGATGGTTGGCAAGTGGCATCTCGGTTTCAAAGAGAACGGGTACGACCAACCGCTGCCCGGTGGTCCCGTCGACTGCGGCTTCGACAGCTTCTTTGGAATCCGCGCTTCGACCGATATCCCTCCCTATTTCTACATCCGTGGCAACGAAGCCGTTCAACCGCCGAGCGACCGGATCGAAGCGAACAGCAGCGAAGGCTGGTCGCCGATTCAAGGTGAGTTCTGGCGTGCTGGCGGCATCGCTCCCAATCTGCAATTGAAAGACGTCCTGCCGCGGTTTACCGAAGAAGCGACGTCGATCATCAAGCGACACGCAGAGAACAAGAAGGACGCGCAGCCCTTGATGCTCTATCTCGCCTATCCCGCTCCCCACACGCCATGGCTCCCTTCCGAAGCCTTTGCCGGCAAGAGTGGAGCGGGGATGTACGGCGATTTCCTGATGATGGTCGACGATCAAATCGGCCGCGTTCTCGACGCGTTGCGGGCTGCGGAAATGGAAGACGATACGCTGGTTGTCTTCACTTCGGACAACGGGCCGGTCTGGTACGACGCCGATACCGAGCGGTTCGATCACGATTCCACAGGCGGCCTGAAAGGAATGAAGGGGGACGCATGGGAAGCTGGCCACCGGATGCCGTTTATCGCCCGATGGCCGAACCGCGTTGCAGCGGGAAGTACGAGCGAACAACTTGTCTGCTTTACCGATCTGTTGGCGACGATGGCTGATCTTTTTGAGGTTCCGCTGCCGGACGACGCGGCTCCCGACAGCTACAGCTTCCTCCCGGCTTTGACCGGCAAAGCCGCCGGCGAAACCGAACTGCGAGATGAGTTTGTGATGCAACCTGGCGCCCGGTCGATGATGACGATCCGTCAGGGCAACTGGAAACTGATCACCGCGCTCGGTTCGGGCGGCTTCAGCAAACCGTCGCGGATTTCATCGGGCGCTGGAGACCCCGCGGGCCAGTTGTACGACCTTGGGAAAGATCTCGGCGAATCGAATAACCTCTACGCGGCAAAACCAGAAATTGTCACTCGTTTGACGGCGCAACTCAAACAAATTGTTGAATCCGGACGCAGCCGACCGCTGGCGGCCAGCAAAGATGTCGCGCGCGTCGATCCCGGTTCGCTCGATGGCAAAGTGATGTGCGGCTACCAAGGTTGGTTCAGCTGTGACGGCGACGGTAACGAAATGGGCTGGACTCATTGGGCCCGCAATCCACGCAAACCGTTTGCTCCCGGAAACGTAACGGTCGACCTCTGGCCCGACCTCAGCGAATTCAGCCCCGAGGAAAAGTATGCCACCGGTTTTCGGCATGCCGACGGCCGCGTGGCGGAAGTCTACAGCAGCACAAACCGGCAGACGGTACTGCGTCATTTCCAGTGGATGCAGGAGTATGGAATCGACGGCGTCTTTGCACAGCGGTTTGCCAACGGTCTAAAAAATGAAACACTCAAGCGGCAGAAGGATGCCGTGCTTGAGAACGTTCGCGCCGGAGCGGATCGATATGGCCGCACGTTTGCGGTGATGTACGATCTGAGCGGTCTGCGAGCTGGCGAAGTCGCCAACGTCTGGGACGACTGGCGTTCGCTTCGGGAAGAACAAAAAATCACAACAAGCCCCGGCTACCAGCACCACGAAGGAAAGCCGGTCGTGGCAGTTTGGGGCGTCGGTTTCAACGACGATCGCAAATACTCGCTGGCCGAGTGCCATGAATTAGTCCGTCGATTGAAAGCCGATGGATGCACGGTGATGCTGGGCGTTCCCTCTTGGTGGCGTGAAGGAACGCGCGACGCAGTCGATGATCCGGCATTGCTCGAGGTTTTGAATCTGGCCGATGTACTGAGTCCCTGGACGATCGGCCGGTATCGAACACCGAAAGAAGCGTCGCGCCACGCGGCTCAAGTTTGGCAGCCCGATCAGAAATGGTGCGCTGATCGTGAGATCGATTTCCTGCCCGTCGTTTATCCAGGTTTCAGCTGGCACAACCTGAAGGGAGCGCCGCTCGACGCGATCCCACGCCTCAAGGGCGAGTTCTTGTGGTCGCAAATTGCGGCGGCGAAACGGATAGGCAGCCGGATGATCTACGTGGCGATGTTTGATGAAGTCGACGAGGGGACGGCGATCTTTAAGTGCACCAACGATCCACCGGTCGGCGAAGGTGTCGAGTTTCTGACGTACGATGGATTGCCCAGCGATCATTATCTGAAACTGGTCGGCCACGCCGCGAAAGTGCTCCGCGGCGAAGCTCCAGCGACCGACACACTGCCGACGCTACCAAGTCGCTCCGTTTCTCGAACGCCCGACCTTTATTACGACGACACGCGCGATCCGGCCCGATAA
- a CDS encoding FAD-dependent oxidoreductase codes for MNQHQPSRRDFILAKESLYPPSTSHTASEDVVPGGGGCCGSAPIGLTGDSCSTADEKPAASCCGTPSPAEPTTISNIAPLPKPAPQAESQNSLPVAIIGSGPVGLAAAANLVERGQDFIILEAGSKVAAGIRSWGHVRLFTPWSYLIDPAGQRLLESESNWQQPEGAYVPYAAEFVETFLDPLAAHSDIAPHIRLDHKVVSVSREGHDRMKDGRRDAAGFMIVTETPTGPQRFYARAVIDASGTLSDPNPMGAGGIPADGEQQFQANIRYGMPDILCRDRDRYAGKRVLVVGSGHSATGNVLSLVELAKASPSTLVAWAVRRSNPAKLWGGGSADEIAERGALGTRVKQAVDDGSVSLLTGLSIGAVKQHGDGLEISDLQGNPQVVVDEIIVSAGSRPNLAMLRELRLDLDPATEATRTLGPLIDPNRHSCGSVPPHGAAELRHPESGFYVAGMKSYGRAPTFLMMTGYEQVRSIVAELAGDLEAARDVHLELPSTGVCSTDLAFQDDAAPSCGTSAGQSSVSR; via the coding sequence ATGAATCAGCATCAACCTTCTCGCCGCGACTTCATCCTCGCCAAGGAGAGTCTTTATCCTCCGTCAACATCCCACACAGCTTCCGAGGATGTAGTCCCCGGCGGCGGGGGCTGCTGTGGTTCGGCTCCTATCGGTTTGACCGGTGACAGCTGCTCGACAGCCGACGAGAAACCGGCAGCTAGTTGTTGCGGGACTCCTAGTCCAGCCGAACCGACAACGATTTCAAACATCGCTCCGCTGCCGAAGCCTGCGCCGCAGGCGGAGTCCCAGAACTCGCTTCCCGTCGCCATCATCGGCAGCGGACCCGTTGGGCTCGCCGCTGCGGCAAATCTCGTCGAACGAGGGCAAGACTTTATTATTCTTGAAGCGGGATCAAAGGTCGCCGCCGGCATTCGGTCTTGGGGCCACGTCCGGTTGTTCACGCCGTGGTCCTACCTGATCGACCCCGCGGGCCAAAGGCTGCTGGAGTCGGAATCGAACTGGCAGCAGCCAGAGGGAGCTTACGTTCCCTACGCGGCAGAATTTGTCGAAACGTTTCTCGATCCGCTGGCCGCACACTCGGACATTGCGCCTCACATTCGACTGGATCACAAAGTCGTCTCGGTGTCGCGTGAGGGACACGATCGGATGAAGGACGGCCGTCGCGATGCAGCCGGTTTTATGATCGTTACCGAAACACCGACAGGCCCGCAGCGGTTCTATGCACGCGCGGTGATCGACGCTTCGGGAACTCTGAGCGATCCGAACCCAATGGGAGCGGGTGGCATTCCGGCCGACGGCGAGCAGCAGTTCCAAGCCAACATCCGCTACGGGATGCCCGACATTCTGTGCCGCGACCGCGACCGCTACGCCGGCAAACGCGTCCTCGTTGTCGGTTCGGGACACTCGGCGACGGGTAACGTTTTGAGTCTCGTCGAGCTGGCAAAAGCGTCGCCGTCAACGTTGGTCGCCTGGGCTGTCCGTCGCAGCAACCCGGCCAAACTTTGGGGAGGCGGGAGTGCCGATGAAATCGCGGAGCGTGGTGCTCTGGGGACTCGCGTAAAACAAGCGGTCGACGACGGCAGCGTCTCCCTTTTGACAGGGCTATCGATCGGAGCGGTCAAGCAACATGGCGACGGTCTCGAAATCAGCGACCTGCAGGGGAATCCGCAGGTGGTTGTCGACGAGATCATTGTCTCGGCGGGGTCGCGACCGAACTTGGCCATGCTGCGGGAACTGCGACTGGACCTGGATCCAGCGACCGAAGCGACCCGAACCCTAGGACCTTTGATCGATCCAAACCGCCACAGCTGTGGATCGGTGCCGCCTCATGGAGCGGCTGAACTGCGGCACCCCGAAAGCGGATTTTACGTGGCGGGGATGAAAAGCTACGGGCGTGCGCCGACCTTTTTAATGATGACAGGTTACGAACAAGTCCGTTCGATCGTCGCCGAACTTGCGGGCGATCTCGAGGCGGCTCGCGACGTCCACCTGGAACTCCCATCGACCGGCGTCTGTTCGACCGACCTGGCCTTCCAGGACGATGCCGCGCCATCGTGCGGGACTTCAGCAGGACAAAGCAGCGTTTCGCGTTAA
- a CDS encoding ABC transporter permease codes for MNLKKLVWRELFERKSQMITIFVGILLGITTVIAIKNITYYSEMAVAREMDSLGANILVLPKSVTLQDYYSADIHNETIPEEYALRLTMSNLAGVDNLSPKLCVPVDLEGRQFTLTGILPKSEFQAKAAWGGAGIFSRPIGCGAIDVGVAAEPEDKKTLVRNRVIDDLATDEALVGADTASVLGIEEGQTLDLMGKQFSVVAVLPETGTVDDSRIFAHLHTVQEMADKEAVVSCIEIVGCCKEISAGLVDNVNKLLPEAKVVTVTQVVATQTKVNGMMEQLSMIFVAIIVVIGGAGIANFMFANVYERRREIGTLMSLGAESHLILRIFLLKALLLGFAGGVGGFLIGTALAVTLGPRLANVPVLPMPVLALWAIGISVGTTLLASYFPARNAARLDPVTSFQEV; via the coding sequence ATGAACCTCAAAAAACTAGTCTGGCGAGAGCTCTTTGAGCGGAAGAGCCAGATGATCACGATCTTTGTCGGCATTCTGTTGGGCATCACCACCGTGATCGCCATCAAGAACATCACCTACTATTCCGAGATGGCTGTTGCGCGGGAGATGGACAGCTTGGGTGCCAACATCTTGGTGCTTCCCAAGTCGGTTACGCTGCAGGATTACTACTCAGCCGATATACACAACGAGACGATTCCTGAGGAATACGCCCTGCGGCTGACGATGTCGAATCTCGCCGGCGTCGACAACCTGTCGCCTAAATTGTGCGTGCCTGTCGACTTGGAAGGGCGTCAGTTCACGCTGACCGGAATCCTGCCCAAGAGTGAATTCCAGGCCAAAGCGGCTTGGGGTGGCGCCGGGATCTTCTCGCGCCCAATCGGTTGTGGAGCGATCGACGTCGGCGTCGCCGCTGAGCCGGAGGACAAGAAAACGCTCGTTCGCAATCGCGTAATCGACGATCTGGCGACCGATGAAGCGTTGGTCGGCGCGGATACCGCGTCGGTCCTGGGGATCGAAGAAGGCCAAACGCTCGACCTGATGGGCAAACAGTTCTCCGTCGTTGCGGTGTTGCCCGAAACGGGAACCGTCGACGATTCGCGGATCTTCGCTCATCTGCACACGGTGCAAGAGATGGCGGACAAAGAGGCGGTGGTCAGCTGTATCGAGATCGTCGGCTGCTGCAAAGAGATCTCGGCCGGACTTGTCGACAACGTCAACAAGTTGCTCCCCGAGGCGAAGGTTGTCACGGTGACTCAGGTCGTTGCGACGCAGACCAAAGTCAACGGCATGATGGAGCAGTTGTCGATGATCTTTGTTGCCATCATCGTGGTTATCGGTGGGGCGGGGATCGCAAACTTCATGTTCGCTAACGTCTACGAACGCCGTCGCGAGATCGGCACGCTGATGTCGCTGGGGGCGGAGTCGCATTTGATCCTGCGGATCTTTTTGCTCAAGGCGTTGTTGTTGGGATTTGCCGGTGGCGTGGGCGGATTTCTGATCGGCACTGCTCTGGCCGTCACGCTCGGGCCACGCTTGGCCAACGTTCCCGTGCTACCGATGCCGGTCCTGGCGTTGTGGGCGATCGGAATCTCCGTCGGCACGACTCTACTGGCCAGCTACTTTCCCGCTCGCAATGCGGCTCGTCTCGATCCCGTCACATCCTTTCAGGAGGTTTAA